From a single Candidatus Saccharibacteria bacterium genomic region:
- the pilM gene encoding pilus assembly protein PilM yields the protein MLSKLKGAAKSAAAKAKTLKQPAIHSSDRHILALDIGTENVKAIIGRVYGEGQIEIVGVGRAHQNLTDMAAGAIADIAAVTANCDKALSDAEAQAGLTADSVVIGIAGELVKGTTNSVKISRKDPQKPLDVDEVEKIISLVQDRAETAAKKQLSIELGGKNVEVRLVNSALVRITIDGYPITNPVGFQGREVEVQLYTAFAPMIHIGALERVASELDLSLMAVAAEPFAVARAVVGDDPNASTNAILMDVGGGTTDIAVVQEGGVQGTKMFGIGGRAFTKSIERDSGVTFLQAEALKVGLSEGRVPAAKLASVEKPLKKTLEVWRSGVELALDEFTNVDQMPSRVLLCGGGSSLSMLVNELKNSAWYRDLPFARQPQVDLIMPEEIDGFRDVSNNLTDHTFITAMGLLRVAVDTMEQTGASPAVQTIKDKFNRLLKV from the coding sequence ATGCTTTCTAAACTAAAAGGGGCTGCCAAATCGGCTGCCGCCAAAGCAAAAACCCTAAAACAACCGGCTATCCACTCTAGTGACAGGCATATTTTGGCGCTGGATATTGGCACAGAAAACGTCAAGGCGATTATTGGTAGAGTTTATGGCGAAGGTCAAATTGAGATAGTAGGAGTCGGCCGGGCTCACCAGAACCTAACAGACATGGCTGCTGGAGCAATTGCAGACATTGCTGCAGTTACTGCCAATTGCGACAAAGCCCTCAGTGATGCAGAAGCACAAGCGGGTTTGACAGCTGACAGTGTGGTCATAGGAATCGCTGGAGAGCTGGTTAAAGGTACAACCAACAGTGTAAAGATTAGTCGCAAAGATCCGCAAAAACCGCTAGATGTTGATGAGGTTGAGAAGATCATTTCGCTTGTACAAGACCGGGCCGAGACGGCTGCTAAAAAGCAGCTCAGCATCGAGCTTGGCGGAAAAAACGTCGAAGTACGTTTAGTGAACAGTGCTTTAGTCCGTATTACTATAGACGGCTATCCGATCACTAACCCCGTAGGTTTTCAGGGCCGGGAAGTCGAAGTACAGCTCTACACAGCTTTCGCGCCGATGATTCATATAGGTGCTCTGGAAAGGGTAGCAAGTGAATTAGATCTAAGTCTCATGGCGGTTGCGGCCGAGCCATTTGCTGTTGCGAGAGCAGTGGTTGGTGATGATCCAAACGCCAGTACAAATGCTATTCTGATGGATGTCGGCGGCGGCACTACAGATATTGCAGTTGTGCAAGAGGGCGGGGTTCAGGGTACAAAAATGTTTGGTATTGGTGGCCGAGCTTTTACCAAATCGATTGAACGTGACAGTGGCGTTACGTTTTTGCAGGCAGAAGCACTAAAAGTAGGTCTTAGTGAAGGCAGAGTGCCTGCTGCTAAACTAGCGAGTGTCGAAAAGCCGCTGAAGAAAACTTTAGAAGTATGGCGTAGCGGCGTTGAGTTAGCGCTTGACGAGTTCACAAACGTAGACCAGATGCCGTCACGGGTTCTGCTCTGCGGTGGAGGTTCGTCGCTGAGCATGCTGGTCAATGAGCTAAAAAACAGCGCGTGGTACAGAGATCTGCCTTTTGCACGTCAGCCCCAAGTTGATCTGATAATGCCAGAGGAAATCGATGGTTTTCGCGATGTTTCAAACAACCTAACTGACCATACATTTATTACAGCTATGGGGCTACTTAGAGTGGCTGTTGATACAATGGAACAGACAGGTGCTTCTCCGGCTGTGCAAACAATAAAAGACAAGTTTAATCGCTTATTGAAAGTATAA
- the mnmA gene encoding tRNA 2-thiouridine(34) synthase MnmA: MKKVFVGLSGGVDSSVAALLLKEQGYDVVGAHMKNWTKSLPGFACPWREDYQDAKRVAVQLGIPFELFDFEQQYFDKVVQYMLDEFKRGVTPNPDVMCNQEIKFKLFLDMALDRDADFIATGHYAAISHQPSAVSLSMAKDANKDQTYFLYRVTEKALKKTLFPLGDLTKKEVRGIAKKAGLVTADKKESMGICFVGKVGIKEFLSQYIETKPGKIKDQNGVVLGEHDGAIFYTIGQRNGLGVGGGLPYYVTGKNMTKNEVYVTSQLDDPKLWLSKVRLNSIHLINHKLPTINHKPLLVRTRHRGPLVPAKLEGNKLIFDEPQRALTPGQSAVFYNGQICLGGGIIT, encoded by the coding sequence ATGAAAAAGGTGTTCGTAGGGCTATCTGGTGGTGTTGATAGTTCCGTTGCGGCTTTGCTTTTAAAAGAGCAGGGCTACGACGTGGTCGGCGCGCATATGAAAAACTGGACTAAAAGTTTGCCGGGTTTTGCTTGTCCTTGGCGGGAGGATTATCAGGACGCCAAAAGAGTCGCCGTGCAGTTAGGTATACCATTTGAGTTATTTGATTTTGAGCAGCAGTACTTCGACAAGGTTGTGCAGTATATGCTCGATGAGTTTAAGCGAGGTGTTACACCAAACCCTGATGTCATGTGTAATCAAGAAATTAAGTTTAAGCTGTTTTTAGACATGGCGCTTGACCGTGACGCAGATTTTATAGCTACAGGACACTACGCAGCCATCAGCCATCAGCCTTCGGCCGTCAGTTTAAGTATGGCTAAGGACGCGAACAAAGATCAAACCTACTTTCTGTACCGCGTAACGGAAAAGGCGCTCAAAAAGACTCTTTTTCCGCTGGGAGATCTAACTAAGAAAGAGGTGCGAGGAATTGCCAAAAAGGCCGGGCTAGTTACGGCCGACAAAAAAGAATCTATGGGCATTTGTTTTGTCGGTAAAGTTGGCATCAAGGAGTTTTTGAGCCAATACATCGAAACTAAACCCGGTAAGATAAAAGACCAGAACGGTGTGGTTCTTGGTGAGCATGACGGCGCAATTTTTTACACAATTGGGCAACGTAACGGGCTCGGTGTTGGCGGCGGTTTGCCGTATTACGTTACGGGTAAGAATATGACTAAAAACGAAGTATACGTAACTAGCCAACTTGATGACCCTAAACTGTGGCTTAGTAAAGTTCGTCTAAATAGTATTCATCTCATCAACCATAAACTACCAACTATCAACCATAAACCCTTGCTCGTTCGGACACGCCATCGCGGCCCCCTTGTGCCTGCCAAGCTAGAAGGCAATAAGCTTATTTTCGATGAGCCGCAAAGAGCACTTACTCCAGGCCAATCTGCAGTTTTTTACAACGGTCAAATCTGCCTCGGCGGCGGAATAATTACTTAG
- a CDS encoding PKD domain-containing protein, whose protein sequence is MSISIKGVVLSLLVAVFVPASVFAASEQGSVGLTGTIPADPPKVGATISTPTSGQTFTQIPVKVNGICPKDLLVKLFKNNVFAGSQQCTTGSFSIEIDLFSGANELVARVYDDLDQQGPDSNTVSVTFNDTKPPGAGSRVTVTTNFAKRGTNPGSPLTWPILISGGAGPYAVSVDWGDGKKADLISRSFPGGMDLTHVYDTPGVYNVTIKVSDKDGTTAFLQVVGVANGPLSQTNDGTAGGTNTTTTKTKIVIWPLFFLIPFVITTFWLGRKHQLKVIKSKIARGERPF, encoded by the coding sequence ATGAGCATAAGCATTAAAGGTGTCGTATTGTCTCTGTTGGTAGCGGTTTTTGTTCCTGCTTCTGTTTTTGCTGCTAGCGAGCAGGGTTCGGTTGGTTTGACCGGTACGATACCCGCCGACCCGCCAAAAGTTGGGGCTACAATTAGTACGCCGACCAGCGGCCAGACTTTTACGCAGATACCCGTGAAGGTCAATGGAATTTGCCCTAAAGATCTGCTGGTCAAGCTTTTCAAGAACAATGTCTTTGCTGGTAGTCAACAGTGTACAACGGGCAGCTTCTCGATCGAAATCGATCTTTTTAGTGGTGCAAACGAGTTAGTCGCAAGAGTTTATGATGATTTAGATCAGCAGGGCCCCGACTCAAATACAGTTAGCGTCACCTTTAACGACACCAAACCGCCGGGTGCCGGCTCGCGCGTTACTGTAACTACTAACTTTGCTAAGCGCGGTACAAACCCAGGCTCGCCGCTGACATGGCCGATTCTGATTAGTGGTGGAGCAGGTCCATACGCTGTCAGTGTAGACTGGGGTGATGGTAAAAAAGCCGATCTAATAAGTCGGTCTTTTCCTGGGGGGATGGATCTGACGCACGTTTATGACACGCCCGGTGTCTATAATGTAACAATTAAGGTCAGTGATAAAGATGGCACGACCGCCTTTTTACAGGTGGTTGGGGTGGCTAACGGTCCTTTGAGTCAGACTAACGACGGCACTGCTGGAGGCACCAACACAACTACTACAAAAACTAAGATTGTTATATGGCCACTTTTCTTTTTGATCCCTTTTGTTATTACAACTTTTTGGCTGGGCCGAAAGCATCAGCTGAAGGTTATCAAGTCCAAAATAGCCCGCGGCGAACGCCCTTTCTGA
- a CDS encoding alanine--tRNA ligase: MTAQEIRNKYLDFFSKRGHAQIPRALLVPYNDPTTLFTGSGMQPLIQYLLGEPHPEGTKLVDSQTCLRAQDIDEVGDNRHTTFFEMLGNWSLGDYFKAEQLPWFFEFLTDVVGLDPNKLYVTTFIGDKDNGIPRDTESAELWAGLFKQKGIEAKAVEIGSEADGYAKGMQGGRIFYYDASKNWWCRAGKIGDMPAGEPGGPDSEVFYEFDFVEHDPKWGQNCHPNCDCGRYMEIGNSVFMEYLRTEKGFEKLPKQNVDFGAGLERIAAAAINSPDMFKISVIWPIVEKLEAISGVKYDFTPGDLGYEKMPDCWLDTMKSMRVIADHLRAATFLAVDGVSPSNKEQGYVMRRLLRRAIRFAFDLGIEQNFLEQIVPVIADIYHADFPEVAANRQQVIETLVKEEKVFRQTLRKGLKEFEKIFQSSQESGVMSQGEALFRLYDTYGFPIELSVEEASKRGIELESDWREQFDGKMAEQKARSQTASKGVFKGGLGGQTMQHKKYHTATHLMYQALRDVLGDHVIQRGSNITEERLRFDFSHPEKVTPEQIAKVEEIVNREIAKDLKVSWAEYPTEEATGSLGALGQFGDRYGATVKVYTMKDAKSDPTERPFSFEICGGPHVDHTLQLFEDNKKFKILKEEASSAGVRRIKAVLV, encoded by the coding sequence ATGACAGCGCAGGAAATTAGAAACAAGTATTTAGATTTTTTTTCTAAACGTGGACATGCCCAAATTCCGCGTGCTTTGTTGGTACCATATAACGACCCAACTACTCTTTTTACTGGCTCCGGCATGCAGCCGCTAATTCAGTATTTGCTAGGCGAGCCTCATCCAGAAGGCACCAAATTAGTCGATAGCCAGACTTGTCTTAGGGCTCAGGACATAGATGAGGTTGGTGACAACCGCCACACAACTTTCTTTGAAATGCTTGGTAATTGGAGTTTGGGCGACTATTTTAAGGCCGAGCAGTTGCCTTGGTTTTTTGAATTTTTGACAGATGTGGTTGGCTTGGATCCGAACAAACTCTATGTCACGACTTTTATTGGTGATAAGGATAACGGGATCCCACGAGACACAGAAAGTGCTGAACTTTGGGCTGGATTGTTCAAGCAAAAAGGTATCGAGGCTAAAGCCGTCGAAATAGGCTCTGAAGCAGATGGCTACGCCAAAGGTATGCAAGGTGGCCGTATTTTTTATTATGACGCTAGCAAAAACTGGTGGTGCAGAGCTGGCAAAATTGGCGATATGCCGGCAGGTGAGCCCGGGGGGCCAGACAGCGAAGTTTTCTACGAATTTGACTTTGTAGAACATGATCCAAAATGGGGCCAAAACTGTCACCCAAACTGTGACTGTGGTCGCTACATGGAAATTGGTAACAGTGTTTTCATGGAGTATTTACGCACAGAGAAAGGCTTTGAAAAGCTACCGAAGCAAAATGTTGACTTCGGTGCTGGCCTGGAGCGTATCGCCGCTGCTGCGATAAACAGTCCAGACATGTTCAAGATCAGCGTCATCTGGCCAATAGTCGAGAAACTCGAAGCTATCAGCGGTGTGAAATATGATTTTACTCCCGGTGATTTGGGATACGAGAAGATGCCGGATTGCTGGCTAGATACTATGAAGTCGATGCGTGTGATCGCTGATCATTTGCGGGCAGCAACTTTCTTGGCTGTCGATGGAGTAAGCCCGAGCAACAAAGAGCAGGGTTATGTGATGCGCCGACTCTTGCGCCGTGCTATTCGCTTTGCATTTGATCTGGGTATTGAACAGAACTTCTTAGAACAGATCGTGCCAGTTATTGCCGATATTTACCATGCAGATTTCCCGGAAGTTGCCGCCAATCGCCAGCAAGTTATCGAAACGCTAGTCAAGGAAGAAAAAGTCTTCCGCCAGACTCTAAGAAAAGGCCTGAAAGAGTTTGAGAAAATATTCCAATCGAGTCAAGAGTCAGGAGTCATGAGTCAAGGAGAAGCTCTGTTTAGGCTTTATGACACCTATGGTTTTCCTATTGAATTAAGCGTTGAGGAAGCTTCTAAACGAGGCATTGAATTAGAATCAGATTGGCGTGAGCAATTTGACGGCAAAATGGCTGAGCAAAAAGCGCGTAGTCAGACAGCGAGCAAGGGAGTGTTCAAAGGTGGGCTTGGTGGCCAAACCATGCAGCACAAGAAATACCACACGGCAACTCATCTAATGTATCAAGCGCTGCGCGATGTGCTTGGCGACCATGTTATTCAGCGCGGCAGTAACATTACTGAAGAGCGACTGCGCTTTGACTTCAGTCATCCAGAAAAAGTTACACCGGAGCAAATCGCCAAAGTAGAAGAAATCGTAAATCGTGAGATCGCCAAAGACCTTAAAGTGTCTTGGGCAGAATATCCGACAGAAGAGGCCACTGGCTCTCTTGGCGCACTTGGTCAGTTTGGCGATCGCTACGGCGCAACCGTCAAAGTCTACACCATGAAAGATGCCAAATCGGACCCAACCGAGCGACCTTTCTCTTTTGAAATTTGCGGAGGTCCACATGTTGACCACACCCTGCAATTATTTGAAGACAATAAAAAATTCAAAATCCTCAAAGAAGAGGCTTCATCAGCTGGAGTTCGCAGAATCAAGGCCGTACTAGTATGA
- a CDS encoding DUF3800 domain-containing protein, which produces MDNMGPKPRLHLFGFLDETGLLHNPIDRVFGLGFICTPNTKELHRAIITLKNKRRFHKEFKFSDISKQNLPIYVELIDIFFACTNARFHSLVIDKASLSVTELKKSHQKAYNKFAAELISNAIDKGNSHQSEYITVLADDVSTRKDDKFEKTVRERIRKDHRRNALFGIARFESHAVSEIQLVDVLLGLVAYSFKIKYGIINGSGAKLRLLKHLQLSLKVDIMAKTQVIQLRKGDRFEVVEK; this is translated from the coding sequence ATGGATAATATGGGGCCAAAGCCAAGATTACATTTATTTGGATTTCTTGACGAAACAGGTTTATTGCACAACCCAATTGATAGGGTTTTCGGGCTTGGGTTTATTTGTACTCCAAACACTAAAGAGCTGCATAGAGCAATAATCACACTAAAGAACAAAAGGAGATTCCATAAGGAATTCAAGTTCTCTGATATTAGTAAGCAAAACCTGCCCATTTATGTGGAGTTGATTGATATATTTTTTGCCTGCACTAATGCTAGGTTTCATTCTTTGGTAATAGATAAGGCATCGCTATCTGTGACAGAGCTTAAGAAGTCACATCAAAAAGCATATAATAAGTTTGCTGCAGAGCTTATCTCTAATGCGATAGACAAAGGGAATTCACATCAGAGCGAGTATATAACTGTTCTGGCTGACGATGTTTCGACCAGAAAAGACGATAAGTTTGAAAAAACAGTTAGGGAAAGGATACGAAAAGATCACAGGCGTAATGCTTTATTCGGAATAGCGAGATTCGAGTCTCATGCCGTTTCTGAGATTCAGCTAGTAGACGTTCTTTTGGGCTTAGTGGCCTATAGTTTCAAAATTAAGTATGGGATTATTAATGGTTCTGGTGCAAAATTGCGTTTACTGAAACATTTGCAGCTAAGCCTTAAGGTAGATATCATGGCAAAAACACAAGTTATCCAGCTTAGAAAAGGGGACAGGTTTGAGGTTGTCGAAAAATGA